DNA sequence from the Sulfolobales archaeon genome:
ATGGCTCTATATCTATTCACGCTCCTCTCCTTCAGCTCACACATGGAGAGAAGTCCAGAGAGTCTGATCGTCTCTGTTCTAGCTTCTTCCAGTTTCGTTGCTAGTTTAAAGTGTAGTGAGGCTTCGACTGAGGATAGTTCTAGGAGTGTTTTTAAGAGGTTCTCTCTGGTCTCTCTATTTTCTCCCTGGCTCCCTACTTCTCTAGGCATTTTTTAAAAACCTCCTGAAGGGAATATATTGTTTCGAGATCTTTCTCAACCTCTTCTAGCCTTCTTCTTAGATGTTCAATGCTTCTCCTCTTTTCCTCGATTCTTCTCAGAATGATCTCCTCGGGATCATTCATTAAGAGTATTCACCTTGTGATAATTATCTCCCATAATTTTTAAGTATCTCTTAACATCCTCTATCCTAGTAGTTTTATTTTCCTAGCATAGACTCGTCAATCTTGCTAACATCTTATAGCGATCCGTAGAGGGCGATGCCTCAATAATATAAGATAAATTTATTGATATGCTTTGCTTAATATCGGGATCTTTTGGATCTAAACACATTGTTGGATCGAAGGATCTTGGCAAATCTATATAATTTGATTAATAGGCTGCGCGATATATGGTGCTTATTATTTTCTTCTAGATCTCTATACGAAGATATTAGAGCTATCTGCGAAGATATAGATCCTTTTAAGATTTCTATAGCGTCTAGCCAAGCCCTGGCTTCATCCTCATATATAGGTCCTTTGAAGCGATAATCATGCTTCTCAACAAACCTCTCGGCATATCTTAGTATGGCTCTTAGCTTCTCGATCTGAATATCTATTAGTTTACCCCTGCTATGTTTGCTTAGCCTATTAATGATCATATAGAGGTGTTTGTAGCATAGTATCGATGATGAGGATAAGTATATAGCAATAGCTTCTTTGATGCAGTTGGTAAAGACGTTTACATATATCAATTCAAATTCATATATATAGCTACAGAGATTACAACCGCTCCAAAGCTTCCCAGGCTCTCGGAGCCGTATAGAGGCATCCTTACTATTGTTTAGCCTGTCTATATAATCTTTAAGCATATCAATATATATCAAGGTAGAGCCGAGTCCGTCTATCCCTGGAGATCTCTTTACAAAGTTAGCTAGCTTGAACGCATGGTAAGGGCAAAAACCATGACTTATCCTAATGTTCTCCCTTACAGAAGGATCGTTAACATTTTCATAAAGCAGATTCTCATAATATCTATCTTCAAGCCTATCTAAAAGATAGCATATCGGGCACCTCTTATCCCTGCTTCTCATTGCATCAGATATATTTATAAAGATCATTCTATCACATAGAGCGATATACCCACCTGCTATAAGATGTATAGAGGAGCTAATCAATTTTATTACATTAAGATAACTCCAGCAAAGCTACATAATCTAATAGCCACCCATAACACACAAATAATTCGGACTACAGAGAGCTATAAAGATCCAAACCAACATCTTTTTACTAAAGCCTTTCCTATCTGTTATGAATGAAAGCCCCATAATTTAGAGTGGGGATGAGGTTGGGCTACGGGAAACTTGTTTAAACAAGATATTTATACAATTTATCAGCGGAGGTTCATTAGATCATCTTTCACCGAGCGACAGCTCATCATCAATATCTATATTTCTAGGCAATCTTATAATTATGGCTTCTCAGCAGGGTTAGTTAGAGTTGGATAACGATGTTGTTATAGACCAGGGTATCTTTTAGCTTTTTAAAGATAACTTTTTTGGTGCCCTGGCATGAGGATCTATACGGATAGGTATATCATCACCCCAGGGCCTACTGAGATCCCCTATAGGGTTAGGCTTGCAATGGCTAGGGAGACAACTAATCCTGATCTGGATCCAGAGTTCCTCGATCTATATAATCGTGTTAGGGGGAGGGTTAAGGATCTCATATCTGCACAGAGATCTGATGTATATCTAATGGTTGGGGAGGCTTTGATGGGGCTTGAAATAGCTATTGCTAACATGGTTAGGAGAGGCGATAAGGTTGTTGTGATAGCTAATGGTGTATATGGCGAGGGATTCGCCGATATTGTTAGGGCATATGGTGGTGATCCTATCCTAGTCGCCTCTAATGATTGGAGGAGATCTGTTGATCTCGGGGATCTCGAGAGGGCCCTTGAGAAGAACAAGGATGCAGATCTTATAACCCTTGTCCACTGCGATACCCCCTCAGCCCTTCTAAACGATCTAAGGGGTGTTGCTAGGATCGCAAGGGATAGGGGTGCTTATCTAGTTGTAGACGCTGTTTCAAGCGTTGGAGGGGTTGAGGTTAAATTTGATGAATGGGGCGTTGATGTTCTCATCACAGGCTCTCAGAAGGCTCTGAACGCGCCAACAGGGGTTACCATAATGGCTATCTCTAAAAGGGCTTGGGATAGGATTGAGAGGACAGGCTATAGAGGCATATACCTCTCCCTCAAATCATGGAGGGACATGCTGGATGGCAAAGGCGTTTTCCCCTACACCATGAGCGACCCCCTGATCTATGCCCTTGATGAGGCTCTGAACATCCTATTTGAAGAGGGGCTTGAGAATGTATTTAGAAGGCATGAGCTTGCTAGAAAAGCCTCTTGGGAGGCCGCGGCATCCCTAGGCCTAGAGCCGTTTCCAGCCTCTATAGATGATTCATCACCAACTGTTACAGCACTGCTAGTGCCTCGGGGTGTTGATGAGGCTAGGCTTAGGATGCATATATGGAGGAAATATGGTGTCATGCTGGCTGGGAGCTGGGATAGGCTGGAGGGGAGGGTTCTGAGGATCGGGCATATGGGTATCCAGGCATCTAGAGGACATCTTATCCAAGCTTATACAGCCCTTGCAAGGGGTTTAAGAGATATGGGTCTCGATGTTAGCATCTCAAAGGCTGTCGAGGCTATAGAGGATGTGTTTAAATAGCTTTTCAAATCCACATATCTTTATAGTCTCTTCGCCCCCATAGCCTTAGAGGCTGTTGAAAGGGCTTTTATCTAGCTTTTGAAAGAGGTTGCAAGAGGATCTGGGTTAACTTGTTTATACTGCTCGGTCTACATGTGTTGTATTAATATATCTATTTGTGAAATATATTTTGGGGATAATTTGGTTAGGGTTAAAAAGAGTCTCGATGCTATGGATATAGAGATTCTGAAGATACTCTCTAGCAACTGTAGGGAGAAGCTCGAGGATATAGCCTCTAAGGTTGGTCTGAGCTCTCCCATGGTTAGGAAGAGGATCGAGGTTATGGAGAAGCTCGGAATTATAAGGGGCTGTGTTGCGAGGGTTGATATGTCCATGCTTGAGGGGGTGTCATCGAGCCTCGTGCTGATCAGGCATAGGGGGTCTTCTAAGCTTGCCGAGTCCCTCTATAGGCATCCAGCTGTGGAGAGGGTCTATATATCAAGGGCTGGGGATACAATAGTAGCCCTTGTAAGGGGTGTTGGTTCTGAGGGTGCTAGGGAGGTTATCGATATGGTTAGGAGGGAGGCTCCCGATGCTGAGATCATAGATGTTGATCAGATCTATGAGAAGCCCTGGGTGCCTGAGAAGCCAGGGATATCTATTATATATAGATGTGGATTCTGCGGCGGCGTTATAATCGGATCCCCCTATGTGCTTGAGCTGGGGGATGGGATAAAGACATTCCACGGCAAGGAGTGTGCAGAGGCATATCTCCAGAAGAAGAGGCTTTTACAGGCATAGCGGTGGACATGGATCAGAAGGAATATTAGGCTGGAACGCGGATAAAGTGATTAAGGGGGTTAGGAAAAATTCCAAGGTTCGAAGAGCTGACCGAGAAGATAAATAGGTTCCAGAGAGAGCTTGTAAAGCCATTCGTTGGTAGGGATGAGGAGACCAAGGTAGTTACTCTCGCACTCATGACGAGGGAGCATGCTCTATTGATAGGAGAGCCTGGAACGGCTAAGAGCGCCCTTATAAGGAGAGCCGCTGCCCTTCTAAACGCTAGGTTCTTCTCCTACCTCCTAACCAAGTTCACAGAGCCCGACGAGATCTTCGGCCCTGTGGATATAAAGGTTTTTATAGATGAGAAGAGGTTTAAGAGGGTGATCACGAGAACCCTGCTCGATGCTGAGATAGCATTTCTAGACGAGATCTTCAAGGCTAGCTCAAGCATTCTCAACAGCATATTATCGATTATAAATGAGAGGATATACTACGAGGCTGGAGCTGCGATAAGGGTTCCCCTGTGGAGCTTGTTCGCAGCATCTAACGAGGTTCCAGATGATCCGGAGCTTGCCGCGATATACGATAGAATGCTTTTGAGACACCATGTTAAGCCGGTGCCAGATGATCTCTGGAAGGATCTTCTGAACCAGGAGTGGGAGAACGAGAAGAGAGAGGATATCGTTGATGTGGAGCCTGTCCTCCTAATGCAGGATCTTATGAGTATAAGGGACGAGGTCTTTAAAGTAGATCTCGAGGGGATCAAGCCTAAGTTGATAAAGCTCTTCGCAATACTCGAGTCGAAGGGCATACATATAACGGATAGGAGGAAGGGTAAGACGCTTAAGGTGATTGCTGCGAACGCAATCCTAAATGGGAGGACAAAGGCGTTGGAGGAGGATCTTCTTGTGCTTAAATATGTAGCTCCAAGGGATATAGATGAGTTTGAGAAGGTGAATGTGATCCTTCATGAAGAGCTTAAAACCCCATATATGTATTTGAGAGAGCTGGAGGATATAGAGAGAAATGTTAAGGAGCTTATGAACTATATAAGCTCATTCCAAGCGAGCTATGGCTATGCAGAACCAATCACCCCAGGGGCTAGAACTACGCTATCTAGGTTCTACGAGGAGAGGCTCAACGAGATCTACAGAGATCTAGAGGCCCTTAGGGAGAGGGTATCAGCTATAATAATAGAGAGTGGGGATAAGAATGTCGAGGCATATGGGAAGAAGGTGATAGAGCTTATAAGTACTGCAATGGAGAAGATAAGGAAGAGGATAGAGTAGTGATATAATGCCAGGTATACTTGCTGGTATAAGATATGATGATCCTCTTGTGAGGTATAGAGGGGATAAGCTGGTAGAGATTGTTAAGAAACTCTCAAGATCTAAGAGGGCTGATACGATCAACACAGATCTTGGGATAGATGTTTTCTACCTCTTCTACCTCCCATTCCCCATACTAGTTCCTCCCAAGAAGGGCGAGCTGGATCCGTGGACAATGCTTAGATATATGATCGCGAGGGAGATCCTAAGCAGTGAGGAGGCTAGGAAGATAAGGTATTACACGATAGCCCACAGCGGTAGATCTATAATAGTGGGTGCCAGCTTCCTAGAACACCTGTTAAACGAGCTCAGCCCACAGCAAGGGGGAGGGGGAGAAGGTGGTGGGGAGAGTGAGAAAAGGGATCAGGGGGAGGGGGAGGGGGATGAGGGTGGTGATAGAGATAAAAGAGGATCTAGTATTAGGGATGCTATTAGAAACGCTCTTAGAAAGGTTGGGAACGAGCTAGAGAATATCTCCAAGCTAGAGCATCTCTCCATGGGAACCCAAGCAGGGACTGGATCTCTGTTGGAGATGATAGAAAACTCCAGCGATATCCTCAGGCTAGCTAGGAACACAGATGTTCAGAAGCTACTGGATAGCCTTAGCTTTATAGAGGATATGACCCTTAGATTCAGGAGGAAAACAATTAAATCACCTAAGGGAGAGGTTGTTGGCTATATAAGGGGTTCCCACATACAGAGGGCATCTAGATCCGAGCTAGCCCTTTTCGAGGATGAGGAGGCCAGCTGGGTTCTTCTATATAAGTGGGCAACTGGCAAGCTGATCCTATATGAGAAGGTTGTGAGACAGGACTACGGGCCCCTCTATGTTCTCCTAGATAAATCGGGATCCATGGATGGTGAGAAGATAAGGTGGGCGAAGGCAACGGCGATAGCTCTCTTTATGAGGGCTAGGAGGGAGGGTAGGCCATTCCTAATAAGGTTCTTCGACTCAGCACCATATAGCCTTATAAAGGTATCTAGATCTAGCAAGCCCGGCGAAACCCTGAGGCTGATGGACTATCTAGCTAGGATAAAGAGCGGTGGGGGGACAGATATAACGAGATCCATTATAGTTGCGTGCCAAGACGTCTCGGAGCTGAAGATGAAGGGCCTTGGAGAGCTTATATTGATAACAGACGGTGAGGATAGGATAGCTGAGAACATGGTTAGGAGGCATCTGAAGGAGAATAATCTAAGGCTAATAACTGTTATGGTTATGGGTGAGAACCCGGATCTCAGGAGGATCAGTGCTAAGTACTTCAAGGTAGCTAAGCTAAGCAATAAGGAGATGCTAGAAGTTCTAGAGCTATAGCTCAAGGGTTATAACTGAAAGCCTCGCCCTTCAGGGCGGGGAAGAGGTAATAGGTAAGGATAACCCCTATATCTGGATTATATCTCTGGATATCTTATCCAATATAATTACATCACCATTATCTAGGATCGCCACATCGCTCTCAACCCTGAGGCCGAAGCTACCTCTAAAATATATCCCAGGCTCCACCGTGAATACATTGCCCTTTTCAAGGATATCGCTTGAGTTTATAGATAGATAGGGTGGTTCGTGAACCTCTATCCCTATGCCATGTCCCGTTCTATGGAGTATATTCTCCTTCAACCCGTACTCTGTTAGGCAGCTCCTAACCCTAAGATCTACTTCAGAGGCTCTCACACCTGGGGATATAGATGATATGGCTTCTGAGAAGCATGTTGATAGCTGTGAAAACCTCTCCCTAACCTTATCTGGGATTGGGCCTAGATGGTAGAGCCTTGTGAGATCCGATATATAGCCCTCCACAGACACCCCTAGATCTATTAGAACTAGATCCCCATATGCTAGTCTTCTATCACCTGGTATATGGTGTGGATTCGCTGTGTTCTCGCCAAACGCTACTATTGCTTTGAATGCCTCGTCAAAGCCCATCGAAGCTATTATGCTGGAGAGCTGTGATGCTAGAAACTTCTCTGTAATGCCAGGAGCTAGGATCCTATAGATCTCCTCAAAGATATTCTCAGCAGCCTTTACAGCCCTCCTTATAACCCCAACCTCATATAGGGATTTCCTCGCCCTTAGATCCCTAAGGATCTCTGATGCTAGATATGTAGATATCGGTGATAATATTTCTCTGAGGTATAGGTAGATCTTGAGATCCATTGTATCCTCGAAAGCACCCCTCCTACCATATATCCTAAGCCTTCTAGCAGCCCT
Encoded proteins:
- a CDS encoding DUF6062 family protein, with amino-acid sequence MIFINISDAMRSRDKRCPICYLLDRLEDRYYENLLYENVNDPSVRENIRISHGFCPYHAFKLANFVKRSPGIDGLGSTLIYIDMLKDYIDRLNNSKDASIRLREPGKLWSGCNLCSYIYEFELIYVNVFTNCIKEAIAIYLSSSSILCYKHLYMIINRLSKHSRGKLIDIQIEKLRAILRYAERFVEKHDYRFKGPIYEDEARAWLDAIEILKGSISSQIALISSYRDLEENNKHHISRSLLIKLYRFAKILRSNNVFRSKRSRY
- a CDS encoding Xaa-Pro peptidase family protein produces the protein MYRDEGVGAPEEIARELERRARAASEAMRRMGIDYIALTPSPNFRYLAGFSEESYERLMLLLMNSDGERILIAPRLANIPSWAGGYMDILIWSDSDDVSTFIERAARRLRIYGRRGAFEDTMDLKIYLYLREILSPISTYLASEILRDLRARKSLYEVGVIRRAVKAAENIFEEIYRILAPGITEKFLASQLSSIIASMGFDEAFKAIVAFGENTANPHHIPGDRRLAYGDLVLIDLGVSVEGYISDLTRLYHLGPIPDKVRERFSQLSTCFSEAISSISPGVRASEVDLRVRSCLTEYGLKENILHRTGHGIGIEVHEPPYLSINSSDILEKGNVFTVEPGIYFRGSFGLRVESDVAILDNGDVIILDKISRDIIQI
- a CDS encoding AAA family ATPase; amino-acid sequence: MNRFQRELVKPFVGRDEETKVVTLALMTREHALLIGEPGTAKSALIRRAAALLNARFFSYLLTKFTEPDEIFGPVDIKVFIDEKRFKRVITRTLLDAEIAFLDEIFKASSSILNSILSIINERIYYEAGAAIRVPLWSLFAASNEVPDDPELAAIYDRMLLRHHVKPVPDDLWKDLLNQEWENEKREDIVDVEPVLLMQDLMSIRDEVFKVDLEGIKPKLIKLFAILESKGIHITDRRKGKTLKVIAANAILNGRTKALEEDLLVLKYVAPRDIDEFEKVNVILHEELKTPYMYLRELEDIERNVKELMNYISSFQASYGYAEPITPGARTTLSRFYEERLNEIYRDLEALRERVSAIIIESGDKNVEAYGKKVIELISTAMEKIRKRIE
- a CDS encoding Lrp/AsnC family transcriptional regulator produces the protein MVRVKKSLDAMDIEILKILSSNCREKLEDIASKVGLSSPMVRKRIEVMEKLGIIRGCVARVDMSMLEGVSSSLVLIRHRGSSKLAESLYRHPAVERVYISRAGDTIVALVRGVGSEGAREVIDMVRREAPDAEIIDVDQIYEKPWVPEKPGISIIYRCGFCGGVIIGSPYVLELGDGIKTFHGKECAEAYLQKKRLLQA
- a CDS encoding alanine--glyoxylate aminotransferase family protein, which gives rise to MRIYTDRYIITPGPTEIPYRVRLAMARETTNPDLDPEFLDLYNRVRGRVKDLISAQRSDVYLMVGEALMGLEIAIANMVRRGDKVVVIANGVYGEGFADIVRAYGGDPILVASNDWRRSVDLGDLERALEKNKDADLITLVHCDTPSALLNDLRGVARIARDRGAYLVVDAVSSVGGVEVKFDEWGVDVLITGSQKALNAPTGVTIMAISKRAWDRIERTGYRGIYLSLKSWRDMLDGKGVFPYTMSDPLIYALDEALNILFEEGLENVFRRHELARKASWEAAASLGLEPFPASIDDSSPTVTALLVPRGVDEARLRMHIWRKYGVMLAGSWDRLEGRVLRIGHMGIQASRGHLIQAYTALARGLRDMGLDVSISKAVEAIEDVFK